One Nocardioides luti DNA window includes the following coding sequences:
- a CDS encoding cystathionine gamma-synthase produces the protein MSEQQHRSKSGFETRAIHAGYEPDPMTGAVIPPIYATSTYKQDGVGGLRGGYEYSRSANPTRTALEGAIAALEEGERGFAFASGLAAEDTVIRALCRPGDHVVIPDDAYGGTFRLFDKVATAWGLEHSPAAVSDVDAVAAAIRPGKTKIVWVETPTNPLLNIGDIEALAVVAHEAGAVLVVDNTFASPYLQQPLTLGADVVLHSTTKYVGGHSDVVGGALVVRDLDLAEQITFHQNAMGAVAGPFDAFLTHRGLKTLGVRMDRHCDNAEKVVEFLNGHPAVAQVIYPGLAEHPGHEVAVRQMKRFGGIVSFRVKAGEQAALDACAKAEVFTLGESLGGVESLIEHPGRMTHASVAGTDLEVPADLIRLSVGIETADDLVADLDRALG, from the coding sequence ATGAGCGAGCAGCAGCACAGGAGCAAGTCCGGTTTCGAGACGCGTGCGATCCACGCCGGCTACGAGCCCGACCCGATGACCGGCGCGGTGATCCCGCCCATCTACGCCACCTCGACCTACAAGCAGGACGGCGTGGGCGGCCTGCGCGGCGGCTACGAGTACAGTCGCTCCGCGAACCCGACCCGCACCGCGCTCGAGGGCGCGATCGCGGCGCTGGAGGAGGGGGAGCGCGGCTTCGCGTTCGCCTCCGGCCTGGCCGCCGAGGACACCGTGATCCGGGCGCTGTGCCGGCCGGGCGACCACGTGGTGATCCCGGACGACGCGTACGGCGGCACCTTCCGCCTCTTCGACAAGGTCGCGACCGCGTGGGGCCTCGAGCACAGCCCGGCCGCCGTCTCCGACGTCGACGCCGTCGCCGCGGCGATCCGCCCCGGGAAGACGAAGATCGTCTGGGTCGAGACGCCCACCAACCCGCTGCTGAACATCGGCGACATCGAGGCGCTCGCCGTCGTCGCGCACGAGGCCGGGGCGGTCCTGGTCGTCGACAACACCTTCGCCTCGCCGTACCTCCAGCAGCCCCTGACCCTCGGCGCCGACGTCGTGCTGCACTCCACGACGAAGTACGTCGGCGGGCACTCGGACGTCGTCGGCGGCGCGCTCGTGGTGCGCGACCTCGACCTCGCCGAGCAGATCACCTTCCACCAGAACGCCATGGGCGCGGTCGCCGGCCCGTTCGACGCGTTCCTCACGCACCGCGGCCTCAAGACGCTCGGCGTCCGGATGGACCGCCACTGCGACAACGCCGAGAAGGTCGTCGAGTTCCTGAACGGCCACCCGGCCGTGGCCCAGGTGATCTACCCGGGCCTCGCCGAGCACCCCGGCCACGAGGTCGCGGTCCGGCAGATGAAGCGCTTCGGCGGGATCGTCTCCTTCCGCGTCAAGGCCGGCGAGCAGGCCGCGCTCGACGCGTGCGCGAAGGCCGAGGTCTTCACGCTGGGCGAGTCGCTCGGCGGCGTCGAGTCGCTGATCGAGCACCCCGGCCGGATGACCCACGCCAGTGTCGCGGGCACCGACCTCGAGGTCCCCGCCGACCTGATCCGGCTCAGCGTCGGCATCGAGACGGCCGACGACCTCGTCGCCGACCTCGACCGTGCCCTCGGCTGA
- the msrA gene encoding peptide-methionine (S)-S-oxide reductase MsrA: MSIFSRTKSELVAEDQALPGRSESPFHQSAKHRVLDAPVVTDEAPAGYEVAVFGLGCFWGAEEIYWQLPGVWSTSVGYAGGTTPHPSYEEVCSGRTNHTEAIRVVYDPARVSYADLVKRFFEVHDPTQGMRQGNDVGTQYRSAIYYTTPEQEQTARELTKVYGDELARRRLGAITTEIREVPTYYYAEDVHQQYLAKNPNGYRCHANTGVKFPETA, encoded by the coding sequence ATGTCGATCTTCAGTCGCACCAAGTCCGAGCTCGTCGCCGAGGACCAGGCCCTGCCCGGTCGCAGCGAGAGCCCCTTCCACCAGTCCGCGAAGCACCGCGTGCTCGACGCGCCCGTGGTCACGGACGAGGCCCCGGCCGGCTACGAGGTCGCGGTGTTCGGGCTCGGCTGCTTCTGGGGTGCCGAGGAGATCTACTGGCAGCTGCCCGGCGTCTGGTCGACGTCGGTCGGGTACGCCGGCGGCACGACCCCGCACCCGTCGTACGAGGAGGTCTGCTCGGGACGCACCAACCACACCGAGGCGATCCGGGTCGTCTACGACCCCGCGCGGGTGTCCTACGCCGACCTGGTGAAGCGCTTCTTCGAGGTCCACGACCCGACGCAGGGCATGCGCCAGGGCAACGACGTCGGCACGCAGTACCGCTCCGCGATCTACTACACGACCCCGGAGCAGGAGCAGACCGCGCGCGAGCTCACGAAGGTGTACGGCGACGAGCTGGCGCGCCGCCGGCTCGGGGCGATCACCACCGAGATCCGTGAGGTGCCGACGTACTACTACGCCGAGGACGTGCACCAGCAGTACCTCGCCAAGAACCCGAACGGCTACCGCTGCCACGCGAACACGGGCGTGAAGTTCCCCGAGACCGCCTGA
- a CDS encoding VOC family protein — protein MITSGLVNVFTHDMSAALDFYQGALRLPETFRTPADGTPEHVEMTAGGFVLALSTAEAARRVHGLDAEVGRPAMSLVFWVDDVDAAFESVTGAGAPAVTRPHDAGNNNRNAVVRDPDGTLVELVAKRS, from the coding sequence GTGATCACCTCGGGACTCGTCAATGTCTTCACCCACGACATGTCAGCAGCACTGGACTTCTACCAAGGCGCGCTGAGGCTTCCCGAGACGTTCCGAACGCCAGCCGACGGCACACCCGAGCACGTGGAGATGACGGCAGGCGGCTTCGTCTTGGCCCTCAGCACCGCCGAGGCGGCTCGACGCGTGCACGGGCTGGACGCCGAGGTCGGGCGCCCCGCGATGTCCCTGGTGTTCTGGGTGGACGACGTCGACGCGGCGTTCGAGTCCGTCACCGGAGCCGGAGCGCCCGCCGTCACACGGCCGCACGACGCGGGCAACAACAACCGCAACGCCGTCGTACGTGATCCGGACGGCACCCTCGTCGAGCTGGTCGCCAAGCGCTCGTGA
- a CDS encoding GNAT family N-acetyltransferase — MTWRIEVDLEQAREDEVTERLVAHNQQASAAIRERFEPENLPSRPVAAYAVADDGELLGGCVGNTVDVWQWLTVDLMWVSPDRRGEGLGRSLLDAVEEQARARGCRWSKLNTWDFQAPDFYARCGYVTYGRETDFPPGHTNHLMRKDL, encoded by the coding sequence GTGACGTGGCGCATCGAGGTCGACCTGGAGCAGGCCCGCGAGGACGAGGTCACCGAGCGGCTGGTCGCCCACAACCAGCAGGCCTCGGCCGCGATCCGCGAGCGCTTCGAGCCCGAGAACCTCCCCTCCCGACCTGTCGCGGCCTACGCGGTCGCGGACGACGGTGAGCTGCTGGGTGGGTGCGTGGGGAACACCGTCGACGTCTGGCAGTGGCTGACCGTCGACCTGATGTGGGTCAGCCCGGACCGGCGCGGCGAGGGCCTGGGCCGCTCACTCCTCGACGCGGTCGAGGAGCAGGCCCGCGCCCGGGGCTGCCGCTGGTCCAAGCTCAACACCTGGGACTTCCAGGCGCCGGACTTCTACGCCCGGTGCGGCTACGTCACCTACGGCCGCGAGACGGACTTCCCGCCCGGCCACACCAACCACCTGATGCGCAAGGACCTGTGA
- the mraY gene encoding phospho-N-acetylmuramoyl-pentapeptide-transferase has translation MRAILLSSGLAVICSLLGTRAAIGWFTRHGFGQPIRDDGPTTHHVKRGTPTMGGLVILASATTAYLLGTFATGRQPSASAWLLLLLFVGCGVIGFLDDFIKVYTQNNQGLTSRAKMAGQTVVALTFGVLATQLFADENGVLPASQHISTTHDWGIKLPLVVVLLVIWFIVTATSNGANLADGADGLLAGTSAMVFGAYMFVAFWQNGHGCAPGGPTATGAQCYEVRDPLDLAVLSASIAAACIGFLWWNAKPAQIIMGDVGSLAIGGALAGLAIMSRTELLMAVIGGLFVMETMSVLLQMSYFKLTRRLTGTGRRIFRIAPIHHHFEHLGWDEVNVVIRFWIIAGLCVVAGLAIFYADWLG, from the coding sequence GTGCGGGCAATCCTGCTGAGCAGCGGGCTGGCGGTGATCTGCTCCCTCCTGGGGACGCGGGCGGCCATCGGATGGTTCACCCGCCACGGGTTCGGCCAGCCGATCCGGGACGACGGCCCCACGACGCACCACGTCAAGCGCGGCACCCCGACGATGGGCGGCCTCGTGATCCTGGCGAGCGCGACCACGGCGTACCTCCTCGGCACGTTCGCGACCGGGCGGCAGCCCAGCGCCAGCGCCTGGCTCCTGCTGCTGCTGTTCGTCGGGTGCGGGGTGATCGGCTTCCTCGACGACTTCATCAAGGTCTACACGCAGAACAACCAGGGGCTGACCAGCCGGGCCAAGATGGCCGGGCAGACCGTGGTCGCCCTGACCTTCGGGGTGCTGGCCACGCAGCTCTTCGCCGACGAGAACGGCGTCCTGCCGGCCTCGCAGCACATCTCGACCACCCACGACTGGGGCATCAAGCTGCCGCTCGTGGTGGTGCTGCTGGTGATCTGGTTCATCGTCACCGCGACGTCGAACGGCGCCAACCTCGCCGACGGCGCGGACGGGCTGCTGGCCGGCACCTCGGCCATGGTCTTCGGTGCCTACATGTTCGTCGCCTTCTGGCAGAACGGCCACGGATGTGCGCCGGGCGGGCCCACCGCGACCGGCGCCCAGTGCTACGAGGTGCGCGACCCGCTCGACCTCGCGGTCCTGTCCGCGTCCATCGCCGCCGCGTGCATCGGCTTCCTGTGGTGGAACGCGAAGCCCGCGCAGATCATCATGGGCGACGTCGGCTCGCTCGCCATCGGCGGCGCCCTGGCCGGGCTGGCGATCATGTCGCGGACCGAGCTGCTCATGGCCGTCATCGGTGGGCTCTTCGTGATGGAGACGATGTCGGTGCTCCTGCAGATGTCCTACTTCAAGCTCACGCGGCGGCTCACCGGCACCGGTCGCCGGATCTTCCGGATCGCCCCGATCCACCACCACTTCGAGCACCTCGGCTGGGACGAGGTGAACGTCGTCATCCGCTTCTGGATCATCGCCGGCCTGTGCGTGGTGGCCGGGCTGGCGATCTTCTACGCCGACTGGCTCGGCTGA
- a CDS encoding YciI family protein, giving the protein MPEYLLYFNQQWVGDHDEEWFRPRGPLARAVTEEMKAAGVYVFAGGLEEEDGPVYSADPTSGEVLVTDGPYVETKEFLGGFAIVDVPDDETAKHWAAKIAEACGWPHEVRRFKNYPPPPSED; this is encoded by the coding sequence ATGCCCGAGTACCTCCTCTACTTCAACCAGCAGTGGGTCGGAGACCACGACGAGGAGTGGTTCCGACCGCGGGGGCCGCTCGCCCGCGCGGTCACCGAGGAGATGAAGGCGGCGGGGGTCTACGTCTTCGCCGGCGGCCTCGAGGAGGAGGACGGCCCGGTCTACAGCGCCGACCCGACCAGTGGCGAGGTGCTCGTGACCGACGGGCCGTACGTCGAGACCAAGGAGTTCCTCGGCGGCTTCGCGATCGTCGACGTCCCCGACGACGAGACGGCGAAGCACTGGGCCGCCAAGATCGCGGAGGCCTGCGGCTGGCCGCACGAGGTCCGTCGCTTCAAGAACTACCCGCCGCCGCCCAGCGAGGACTGA
- a CDS encoding serine hydrolase domain-containing protein: MTRDVAALEREIEALAAAGFAGVVRVDVAGTPVLRAAYGLADRARAIPMTVGTRLAIASGAKTLTALAVLSLVDDGVLGLATTARSLLGDDLPLVADDVTVEHLLAHRSGIGDYLDEDTGFDVGDYLMPRPVHELVDTEDYLPILDGHATKFPAGTGFSYCNGGYVLLALLAERASGVGFHELVRQRVTARAGMDDTAYLRSDDLPGDAALGYVDVHGAWRSTVFHLPVRGSGDGGVFTTVDDVHRLWGALLARRIVSDTAVEAMLRPRSDPDEDGLSYGFGLWLDVRTGEAALHGSDAGSSFYGVHDATRRLTWTVVANTIDGARPVHRAIEAWLR, encoded by the coding sequence ATGACGAGGGACGTTGCGGCGCTCGAGCGCGAGATCGAGGCGCTGGCGGCGGCGGGCTTCGCGGGCGTGGTGCGGGTCGACGTCGCGGGCACGCCGGTGCTGCGGGCGGCGTACGGCCTGGCCGACCGGGCCCGGGCGATCCCGATGACCGTCGGCACGCGGCTCGCGATCGCGAGCGGCGCGAAGACCCTGACGGCGCTGGCCGTGCTGTCCCTGGTGGACGACGGGGTGCTCGGGCTCGCGACGACCGCGCGGTCGCTCCTCGGCGACGACCTGCCGCTGGTCGCCGACGACGTGACCGTCGAGCACCTGCTCGCGCACCGGTCCGGGATCGGCGACTACCTCGACGAGGACACCGGCTTCGACGTCGGCGACTACCTGATGCCTCGCCCGGTCCACGAGCTCGTGGACACCGAGGACTACCTGCCGATCCTGGACGGCCACGCCACGAAGTTCCCCGCGGGCACGGGCTTCTCCTACTGCAACGGCGGCTACGTCCTCCTCGCGCTGCTCGCCGAGCGGGCCTCGGGCGTCGGCTTCCACGAGCTGGTGCGGCAGCGGGTGACCGCCCGGGCCGGCATGGACGACACGGCGTACCTCCGCTCCGACGACCTGCCCGGCGACGCCGCGCTGGGGTACGTCGACGTGCACGGCGCCTGGCGCTCCACCGTCTTCCACCTGCCGGTGCGGGGCAGCGGCGACGGCGGGGTCTTCACGACCGTCGACGACGTGCACCGGCTGTGGGGGGCGCTGCTCGCCCGCCGGATCGTGTCCGACACGGCGGTGGAGGCGATGCTGCGCCCGCGCAGCGACCCCGACGAGGACGGCCTGAGCTACGGCTTCGGGCTGTGGCTGGACGTCCGGACCGGCGAGGCCGCGCTGCACGGGTCGGACGCGGGCTCGTCGTTCTACGGCGTCCACGACGCGACCCGCCGGCTGACCTGGACGGTCGTGGCGAACACCATCGACGGCGCCCGGCCCGTGCACCGGGCGATCGAGGCCTGGCTGCGCTGA
- a CDS encoding DUF664 domain-containing protein produces MTDDETPWEPPLAGTETEHLTGALDRLRATFRWKADDLDAAGLRATVGASTLTLGGLLKHLAAAEDFHHTVKLTGEPLGEPWTGWGWDGSNDWELTSAADDTPEHLYATYDAAVVRSRSRLDAVLADGGLDQLIHVSDGAGNHASLRRMLFDLVEEYGRHTGHADLLREAVDGLTGEDPPPGWAP; encoded by the coding sequence ATGACCGACGACGAGACCCCCTGGGAGCCCCCGCTCGCGGGCACCGAGACCGAGCACCTGACCGGCGCGCTGGACCGGCTCCGCGCCACCTTCCGCTGGAAGGCGGACGACCTGGACGCCGCCGGCCTGCGCGCGACGGTCGGCGCCTCGACGTTGACGCTCGGCGGGCTGCTCAAGCACCTCGCCGCCGCCGAGGACTTCCACCACACCGTGAAGCTCACGGGGGAGCCGCTCGGCGAGCCCTGGACGGGGTGGGGCTGGGACGGCAGCAACGACTGGGAGCTCACCTCGGCCGCCGACGACACTCCCGAGCACCTCTACGCGACGTACGACGCCGCCGTCGTGCGCTCGCGCAGCCGGCTCGACGCGGTCCTGGCCGACGGCGGCCTCGACCAGCTGATCCACGTGAGCGACGGCGCGGGCAACCACGCCAGCCTGCGGCGGATGCTGTTCGACCTGGTCGAGGAGTACGGCCGCCACACCGGCCACGCGGACCTGCTCCGCGAGGCCGTCGACGGGCTGACGGGGGAGGACCCGCCGCCCGGCTGGGCGCCCTGA
- a CDS encoding ABC1 kinase family protein, with protein MTELPRKAAARTARLAALPLGYAGRSALGFGKRLGGRNADLVMSEIQQRTAEQLFRTLGELKGGAMKFGQALSVLEAALPEEMAGPYREELTKLQDSAPPMPTQQVREALARDLGPDWKDQLVWLDGGPTAAASIGQVHQGRWHDGREVAVKVQYPGAGEALRSDLKQLSRLARTIGPLVPGIDIKPLIAEMQARTEEELDYRLEADAQRAFAAAFRDDPDFAVPDVVAAGDTTLVTEWMDSTSSLAKIIAEGTQEERDHYGELFVRFLVNGPMRTGMLHADPHPGNFRIIPAADGSPDRMGVLDFGAVARLPEGELPLAMGSLIRIAAIEDDEQLLEGLRREGFVKDRVKIDARLLLDYLSPFVEPTQVERFRFTRAWMQGQFQRVNNPRDPAYTVALKINLPPSYLLIHRTWLGAIGILSQLEAEVPFRQILTESLPGFAEPGADPS; from the coding sequence ATGACCGAGCTGCCACGCAAGGCCGCGGCGCGCACGGCCCGTCTGGCGGCCCTGCCGCTCGGGTACGCCGGCCGCAGCGCGCTCGGCTTCGGCAAGCGGCTCGGGGGCCGCAACGCCGACCTGGTCATGTCCGAGATCCAGCAGCGGACCGCGGAGCAGCTCTTCCGCACCCTGGGCGAGCTCAAGGGCGGGGCGATGAAGTTCGGCCAGGCGCTGAGCGTCCTCGAGGCCGCGCTGCCCGAGGAGATGGCCGGGCCGTACCGCGAGGAGCTGACCAAGCTCCAGGACTCGGCGCCCCCGATGCCGACCCAGCAGGTGCGCGAGGCCCTGGCCCGCGACCTCGGCCCGGACTGGAAGGACCAGCTGGTCTGGCTCGACGGCGGCCCCACCGCGGCGGCCTCCATCGGCCAGGTGCACCAGGGCCGCTGGCACGACGGCCGCGAGGTGGCCGTGAAGGTGCAGTACCCCGGCGCCGGGGAGGCGCTGCGCTCCGACCTCAAGCAGCTGTCCCGGCTGGCCCGCACGATCGGCCCGCTCGTGCCCGGCATCGACATCAAGCCGCTCATCGCCGAGATGCAGGCCCGCACCGAGGAGGAGCTGGACTACCGCCTCGAGGCCGACGCCCAGCGCGCCTTCGCCGCGGCCTTCCGCGACGACCCCGACTTCGCCGTGCCCGACGTGGTCGCGGCCGGCGACACCACCCTCGTCACCGAGTGGATGGACTCGACCTCCTCGCTCGCGAAGATCATCGCCGAGGGCACCCAGGAGGAGCGCGACCACTACGGCGAGCTGTTCGTCCGCTTCCTCGTCAACGGCCCGATGCGCACCGGCATGCTGCACGCCGACCCGCACCCCGGGAACTTCCGGATCATCCCGGCCGCGGACGGCTCCCCCGACCGGATGGGCGTGCTGGACTTCGGTGCCGTGGCCCGGCTCCCCGAGGGCGAGCTGCCGCTGGCGATGGGGTCGCTGATCCGGATCGCCGCGATCGAGGACGACGAGCAGCTGCTCGAGGGGCTGCGCCGCGAGGGCTTCGTGAAGGACCGCGTGAAGATCGACGCGCGGCTGCTGCTCGACTACCTCTCGCCGTTCGTGGAGCCGACCCAGGTCGAGCGGTTCCGCTTCACGCGGGCCTGGATGCAGGGGCAGTTCCAGCGCGTCAACAACCCGCGCGACCCGGCGTACACCGTGGCGCTCAAGATCAACCTGCCCCCGTCGTACCTCCTCATCCACCGCACCTGGCTCGGCGCGATCGGGATCCTCAGCCAGCTCGAGGCGGAGGTGCCGTTCCGCCAGATCCTGACGGAGTCGCTGCCGGGCTTCGCGGAGCCGGGCGCCGACCCGAGCTGA
- a CDS encoding MFS transporter, which produces MTVWDVPRLVWVLAAGRLVSSVTSFLMLFLTLYLTGPRGLAVATAGLVAGGYGVGMLLGNFTGGRWGDRFGHRRTLLLCSTASGLGVAAVPWLPLPLLAVVLPVAAYLGTTAAVSTGALSALAVARGDRRTSVAIGRAASNAGFVIGPPVGALIVAHSYDALFVVDGLMTLAVRFAVAPLLPRDEPHVTRDPDAPSLWRALRADRALVRLLPAVVLVDLVYRQLYTTVPLHLRDQGSPVGLYTAIIAIGSGLILLLEIPVARRLRAVSSYPVIATGYALVGLGFVLFGLPVSPLTVVVAMVVLTAGEILYKTTATAHVLDAAPDHLVGQYQGLYMGAATSGTMLAAPVGTAVYALAPALLWPLCLGACAVAAAVVLSSGRRPAPRSPAATPSGSGGTAPPPRAG; this is translated from the coding sequence GTGACCGTGTGGGACGTCCCCCGACTGGTGTGGGTGCTGGCTGCGGGCCGGCTGGTGAGCTCGGTGACCTCGTTCCTGATGCTGTTCCTGACCCTCTACCTCACCGGCCCACGCGGGCTCGCGGTCGCCACGGCCGGGCTGGTCGCGGGCGGCTACGGCGTCGGGATGCTCCTGGGCAACTTCACGGGCGGGCGCTGGGGTGACCGCTTCGGTCACCGCCGCACCCTGCTGCTGTGCTCCACGGCCTCGGGTCTCGGGGTGGCCGCCGTGCCGTGGCTCCCGCTGCCGCTGCTCGCGGTGGTCCTGCCGGTCGCGGCCTACCTCGGCACCACCGCCGCGGTCTCGACCGGGGCGCTCTCGGCACTCGCGGTCGCGCGCGGCGACCGGCGTACGTCCGTGGCCATCGGCCGGGCCGCGTCCAACGCCGGCTTCGTGATCGGCCCGCCGGTGGGCGCGCTGATCGTGGCGCACAGCTACGACGCGCTGTTCGTGGTCGACGGGCTGATGACGCTGGCGGTCCGGTTCGCGGTCGCGCCGCTGCTGCCGCGCGACGAGCCGCACGTGACGCGGGACCCGGACGCTCCGAGCCTGTGGCGGGCGCTGCGGGCCGACCGGGCGTTGGTGCGGCTGCTGCCGGCGGTGGTGCTGGTCGACCTCGTCTACCGCCAGCTCTACACGACCGTGCCGCTGCACCTGCGCGACCAGGGCAGCCCGGTAGGACTCTACACCGCGATCATCGCGATCGGCTCGGGGCTGATCCTGCTGCTGGAGATCCCCGTGGCGCGCCGGCTGCGCGCGGTGTCGTCGTACCCCGTCATCGCGACCGGCTACGCCCTGGTCGGGCTGGGCTTCGTGCTGTTCGGCCTGCCGGTGTCGCCGCTGACGGTGGTGGTCGCGATGGTGGTGCTGACCGCCGGCGAGATCCTCTACAAGACGACCGCGACCGCGCACGTGCTGGACGCGGCGCCGGACCACCTCGTGGGGCAGTACCAAGGCCTCTACATGGGCGCCGCCACCAGCGGCACGATGCTGGCGGCGCCGGTCGGCACGGCGGTCTACGCGCTCGCGCCGGCGCTGCTCTGGCCGCTGTGCCTGGGGGCCTGCGCCGTCGCCGCGGCCGTCGTGCTCAGCTCGGGTCGGCGCCCGGCTCCGCGAAGCCCGGCAGCGACTCCGTCAGGATCTGGCGGAACGGCACCTCCGCCTCGAGCTGGCTGA
- a CDS encoding winged helix-turn-helix transcriptional regulator, translated as MVPRTLDDDCGVAHAVGVLGDAWSVLVLRDVARGRTRFEQLLAGTGISRKVLTLRLQALVGSDVLERVRYQERPDRYEYLLTARGRATLPVLAALQDWGDTWLLGDGTTSATAGATSAEAHRVAALVGTAVPPVAPDPLAPDPLAPDPSAGAEAADAAAYTVLYCYPGSALTGIDDVPGGAGCTLESCTYRDRLAEFAALGARVVGVSTQEAADQAAFAARNGIQFPLVSDVDLGLATALRLPTFRLQGVPRLKRLTLVVDRQRVVRGTLFPIRDVTGSVEDALALVRAAVAEDAAATTVASGERQVHHVQADGPVRR; from the coding sequence ATGGTCCCGCGCACCCTCGACGACGACTGCGGCGTCGCGCACGCCGTCGGCGTGCTGGGCGACGCCTGGTCGGTGCTGGTGCTGCGCGACGTGGCCCGCGGCCGGACCCGCTTCGAGCAGCTGCTCGCCGGGACCGGCATCTCCCGCAAGGTGCTGACCCTGCGGCTGCAGGCCCTGGTCGGGTCGGACGTGCTGGAGCGGGTCCGCTACCAGGAGCGCCCGGACCGGTACGAGTACCTCCTCACCGCGCGCGGGCGGGCCACCCTGCCGGTGCTCGCCGCGCTCCAGGACTGGGGCGACACCTGGCTGCTCGGCGACGGCACGACGAGCGCCACCGCCGGCGCGACCAGCGCCGAGGCGCACCGCGTCGCGGCCCTCGTCGGCACCGCGGTGCCGCCGGTGGCGCCCGACCCGCTGGCGCCCGACCCGCTGGCGCCCGACCCGTCGGCCGGGGCCGAGGCCGCCGACGCGGCGGCGTACACCGTCCTCTACTGCTACCCCGGCTCGGCGCTGACCGGCATCGACGACGTGCCGGGCGGGGCCGGCTGCACGCTGGAGTCCTGCACCTACCGCGACCGGCTCGCGGAGTTCGCCGCGCTCGGCGCCCGGGTGGTGGGCGTGAGCACCCAGGAGGCCGCGGACCAGGCGGCCTTCGCCGCGCGCAACGGCATCCAGTTCCCCCTCGTCTCCGACGTCGACCTGGGCCTCGCGACCGCGCTGCGGCTGCCGACCTTCCGGCTGCAGGGGGTGCCCCGGCTCAAGCGGCTGACGCTGGTCGTCGACCGGCAGCGGGTCGTGCGGGGCACGCTCTTCCCGATCCGCGACGTCACCGGCAGCGTCGAGGACGCGCTGGCTCTGGTGCGGGCGGCGGTGGCGGAGGACGCCGCGGCGACGACGGTCGCGTCAGGCGAGCGGCAGGTGCATCACGTGCAGGCCGACGGGCCCGTGCGCCGCTGA
- a CDS encoding GNAT family N-acetyltransferase: MSDPSIRPATDADWPRIWPFFDATVRAGETYAFPEDLTEETGRGWWMERPPGATVVLEEDGVLLGSAKMGPNRPGRGSHVGTASFMVAPEARGRGVGRRLGEHVVQWHRDAGFAAIQFNAVVETNTVAVALWQSLGFTIVGTVPGAFRSAAHGPVGLHVMHLPLA, encoded by the coding sequence GTGAGCGATCCCTCGATCCGGCCGGCCACCGACGCCGACTGGCCCCGGATCTGGCCGTTCTTCGACGCCACGGTGCGGGCGGGGGAGACCTACGCGTTCCCCGAGGACCTGACCGAGGAGACCGGACGCGGCTGGTGGATGGAGCGGCCTCCCGGGGCGACCGTCGTGCTCGAGGAGGACGGCGTGCTGCTGGGCAGCGCCAAGATGGGGCCGAACCGTCCCGGTCGCGGCAGCCACGTCGGCACGGCTTCCTTCATGGTCGCGCCGGAGGCGCGGGGGCGCGGGGTGGGACGGCGCCTCGGCGAGCACGTCGTGCAGTGGCACCGCGACGCCGGCTTCGCGGCGATCCAGTTCAACGCCGTCGTGGAGACCAACACCGTCGCCGTGGCGCTGTGGCAGTCGCTCGGCTTCACGATCGTCGGGACGGTGCCGGGGGCGTTCCGCTCAGCGGCGCACGGGCCCGTCGGCCTGCACGTGATGCACCTGCCGCTCGCCTGA
- a CDS encoding DinB family protein, with translation MTDAPDPQPDLPPDLRSDPPLDADERATLLGFLDYHRQTLRQKTAGLDAAQLAATHAPSEITLGGMLKHLAFVEHWWFRCVFLGEEYAEPWASVDWRADADWDWHSAVDDTPEQLRAILDEAVADSDTIVAGATDLGALSQRAGRAGDRFSLRWILVHMVEEYARHNGHADLLREALDGTTGE, from the coding sequence ATGACCGACGCGCCGGACCCCCAGCCCGACCTCCCGCCCGACCTCCGCAGCGACCCACCGCTCGACGCGGACGAGCGGGCCACGCTGCTCGGCTTCCTCGACTACCACCGCCAGACACTCCGGCAGAAGACCGCCGGCCTCGACGCCGCCCAGCTCGCCGCGACGCACGCGCCGTCCGAGATCACCCTCGGTGGGATGCTCAAGCACCTGGCCTTCGTCGAGCACTGGTGGTTCCGCTGCGTCTTCCTGGGCGAGGAGTACGCCGAGCCCTGGGCCTCGGTCGACTGGCGGGCCGACGCCGACTGGGACTGGCACAGCGCCGTCGACGACACGCCCGAGCAGCTGCGCGCGATCCTCGACGAGGCCGTCGCCGACTCCGACACGATCGTGGCGGGCGCGACCGACCTCGGCGCCCTGTCGCAGCGCGCCGGGCGCGCCGGCGACCGGTTCTCGCTGCGGTGGATCCTGGTGCACATGGTCGAGGAGTACGCCCGTCACAACGGCCACGCCGACCTGCTCCGCGAGGCGCTCGACGGGACGACCGGCGAGTGA